The proteins below are encoded in one region of Halalkalicoccus jeotgali B3:
- a CDS encoding 3-hydroxyacyl-CoA dehydrogenase/enoyl-CoA hydratase family protein, which produces MEIDDINTITVLGAGNMGHGIAEVAALAGYDVYMRDIKEEFVQNGYEGIEWSLNKLAENDRITQDTADAALDRVTPVVDMEEAVSSTDFLIEAVPEQMEIKKDVYGDVEQYAPDGAIFATNTSSLSITELSEVTERPERFCGMHFFNPPVRMDLVEVITGEHTDEETLELTEALAADFGKTPVRVHRDAPGFIVNRVLVPLMNEAAWLVSEEQATITEVDSTTKFDIGHPMGAFELGDQVGNDVSYHVLQYMNEVLGEAYEPAPLLAEKVENEELGKKTGKGFYDYEDGPGAEIPADEGSEFVEARLLASMANEVAKLIGGDIAPPESIDEAVTLGGGWPEGPVAVVDDYGLQSLLETLEEAYEETGHERYRPDDYLRERAEEGGFYDAEEADTEGYTYDTIAVEINERVGRLSIDRPHRMNTITTDMIEEIDDALDRLVEDDEVRAILLTGAGDRAFSAGFDASTAAAGSGLETAELSRRGQHVFGRLEEVPKPVLAAIDGYCLGGGMELAACADMRIASERSQFGQPEHNLGLMPGWGGTQRLPRIVGEGRAKEIIFTADNDYDPETMSDYGFVNEVVSTEGFEDRAWELACDLAAGPPIAQKLTKRAMLAGRDDIDAGLEYEASSFGHLFTTDDLWEGLSAFQGDREPEFEGE; this is translated from the coding sequence ATGGAGATCGACGATATCAACACCATCACGGTTCTCGGTGCCGGAAACATGGGCCACGGGATCGCGGAGGTCGCCGCGCTCGCTGGCTACGATGTGTATATGCGAGACATCAAAGAGGAATTCGTTCAGAACGGCTACGAGGGGATCGAGTGGAGCCTCAACAAGCTCGCGGAGAACGACCGGATCACCCAGGACACCGCCGACGCGGCCCTCGATCGGGTCACCCCCGTCGTCGACATGGAAGAGGCCGTCTCCTCGACCGATTTCCTGATCGAGGCGGTCCCCGAGCAGATGGAGATCAAAAAGGACGTCTACGGCGATGTCGAACAGTACGCTCCCGACGGGGCGATCTTCGCGACCAACACCTCCTCGCTTTCGATCACCGAGCTCTCGGAGGTCACCGAACGGCCCGAGCGCTTCTGTGGGATGCACTTTTTCAACCCGCCGGTCCGCATGGACCTCGTCGAGGTCATCACGGGCGAGCACACCGATGAGGAGACACTCGAACTGACCGAGGCGCTCGCAGCGGACTTCGGGAAGACGCCCGTGCGCGTCCACCGGGACGCCCCGGGATTCATCGTCAACCGCGTGCTCGTCCCGCTGATGAACGAGGCGGCGTGGCTCGTCAGCGAGGAGCAGGCGACGATCACGGAGGTCGACTCAACGACGAAGTTCGATATCGGCCACCCGATGGGCGCGTTCGAACTCGGCGACCAGGTCGGCAACGACGTGAGCTACCACGTCCTCCAGTACATGAACGAGGTGCTGGGTGAGGCCTACGAGCCCGCGCCGTTGCTCGCCGAGAAGGTCGAAAACGAGGAACTCGGGAAGAAGACCGGCAAGGGCTTTTACGACTACGAGGACGGTCCCGGTGCCGAAATCCCGGCCGACGAGGGCTCGGAGTTCGTCGAGGCCCGCCTGCTCGCCTCGATGGCCAACGAGGTCGCAAAACTGATCGGCGGCGACATCGCCCCGCCCGAATCGATCGACGAGGCGGTCACCCTCGGTGGCGGGTGGCCCGAGGGGCCCGTCGCGGTAGTCGACGACTACGGACTCCAGTCGCTGCTCGAAACGCTCGAAGAAGCGTACGAGGAGACGGGCCACGAGCGCTATCGTCCCGACGATTATCTCCGTGAGCGCGCCGAAGAAGGCGGGTTTTACGACGCCGAGGAGGCCGATACGGAAGGGTATACGTACGACACCATCGCGGTCGAGATCAACGAACGGGTCGGTCGCCTCTCGATCGACCGGCCCCACCGGATGAACACCATCACGACCGACATGATCGAGGAAATCGACGACGCGCTCGATCGGCTCGTCGAGGACGACGAGGTTCGCGCGATCCTCCTGACGGGTGCCGGCGACCGGGCGTTTTCGGCTGGGTTCGACGCCTCGACGGCCGCGGCCGGCAGCGGGCTCGAAACCGCCGAACTCTCCCGGCGCGGACAGCACGTATTCGGCCGCCTCGAGGAAGTCCCGAAACCCGTCCTCGCCGCGATCGACGGCTACTGTCTCGGTGGGGGGATGGAGCTTGCGGCCTGTGCCGACATGCGGATCGCAAGCGAACGCTCGCAGTTCGGCCAGCCCGAACACAACCTCGGACTGATGCCCGGCTGGGGCGGCACCCAGCGCCTCCCGCGGATCGTCGGCGAGGGACGTGCAAAGGAGATCATCTTCACCGCCGACAACGACTACGACCCCGAGACGATGTCCGACTACGGCTTCGTCAACGAGGTCGTTTCGACCGAGGGCTTCGAGGACCGGGCGTGGGAACTCGCATGCGACCTCGCCGCGGGCCCGCCGATCGCCCAGAAGCTCACCAAGCGGGCGATGCTCGCCGGGCGCGACGACATCGACGCTGGACTGGAGTACGAGGCCTCCTCCTTTGGCCACCTGTTTACCACCGACGACCTCTGGGAGGGGCTCTCGGCGTTTCAGGGCGACCGGGAGCCCGAGTTCGAGGGAGAGTAG
- a CDS encoding DUF7344 domain-containing protein → MSIQTTPAEDVPTETVAEQPSISKDDLFHLLQNARRRAVLRYFAAHPGKEEFNMRAVAEAIAAWENETTVEQLSSDQRQRVYIALYQSHLPKLDDYGVIEYNQPRGLIVPTALTALFEPYLDEEFDAVPIDQRIAIPEDRSSLGSAVRSLLNR, encoded by the coding sequence ATGAGTATCCAGACGACGCCCGCCGAAGACGTTCCCACGGAAACGGTCGCCGAACAGCCATCCATCTCGAAGGACGACCTGTTTCACCTCCTTCAAAACGCCCGCCGCCGCGCTGTGTTGCGGTACTTCGCGGCCCACCCGGGCAAAGAGGAGTTCAACATGCGTGCGGTCGCGGAGGCGATCGCCGCCTGGGAGAATGAAACGACCGTCGAACAGCTGAGTTCCGACCAGCGCCAACGCGTGTACATCGCCCTATATCAATCTCATCTCCCCAAACTCGACGACTACGGGGTCATCGAGTACAACCAACCGCGCGGCTTGATCGTTCCGACGGCGCTAACCGCGCTCTTCGAGCCGTATCTCGACGAGGAGTTCGACGCCGTCCCGATCGACCAGCGGATCGCGATTCCCGAGGACCGATCGTCGCTCGGATCGGCCGTGCGGTCGCTTCTCAACCGATAG
- a CDS encoding DUF7344 domain-containing protein has product MSDDVELEEGEIHDILRNDRRRAVIEFLSTSNDHVTIRELSEHIAAVESGEDPPPRNVRQSVYVSLHQTHLPKLEGLGVVKYDTDSKDVRLHDRATTVEAYMNRHQQGTGRSRFSLAYFVVGALGLLLATVSVIADSVAGLRPNGVLVVLFGVVTALGAYQSWSQSTS; this is encoded by the coding sequence ATGAGTGACGACGTGGAACTGGAGGAGGGCGAAATCCACGACATCCTCAGGAACGACCGGCGACGCGCCGTTATCGAATTCCTGTCGACCAGCAACGACCACGTGACGATCCGGGAACTCTCGGAACATATCGCCGCCGTCGAGAGTGGCGAGGATCCGCCGCCGCGAAACGTTCGCCAAAGCGTCTACGTCTCGCTTCATCAGACACATCTCCCAAAACTCGAGGGACTCGGCGTCGTCAAATACGATACCGACAGTAAAGACGTGCGCCTCCACGATCGGGCGACCACCGTCGAGGCCTACATGAATCGACACCAGCAGGGGACCGGTCGGTCCCGCTTCTCGCTTGCGTACTTCGTGGTCGGCGCTCTCGGTTTGCTTCTCGCGACCGTTTCGGTTATCGCCGATTCGGTGGCCGGGTTGCGTCCGAACGGGGTACTCGTAGTACTGTTCGGCGTCGTGACTGCTCTCGGCGCGTACCAGTCTTGGTCCCAGTCGACGTCGTGA
- a CDS encoding succinate dehydrogenase hydrophobic membrane anchor subunit: MAERYSSFKPGGTLWLLQRVTAAFLVLVLAFHFFLLHFVNHASEITFAGSQYRMGTLSYYSLMVTFLITATFHGVNGVYNALVNQGLDGTQKTAVKGVLIVASVLLIAQGIRTANAFAGITF; the protein is encoded by the coding sequence ATGGCAGAGCGCTACTCTTCGTTCAAGCCCGGCGGCACCCTCTGGTTGCTCCAGCGCGTGACGGCGGCGTTTCTGGTCCTCGTACTGGCGTTTCACTTCTTCCTCCTTCACTTCGTGAACCACGCCTCGGAGATCACCTTCGCGGGCAGCCAGTACCGCATGGGAACGCTGAGCTACTACTCATTGATGGTGACGTTTCTGATCACCGCGACGTTCCACGGCGTCAACGGCGTCTACAACGCCCTGGTCAATCAGGGGCTCGACGGCACCCAGAAGACCGCCGTCAAGGGCGTGTTGATCGTCGCGAGCGTACTGCTGATCGCTCAGGGGATTCGAACGGCAAACGCATTCGCAGGGATTACGTTCTAA
- a CDS encoding succinylglutamate desuccinylase/aspartoacylase family protein, translating into MTDSPAPFTYNGGTVAPGETANIRYTVSETYLGDPIRIPVTIVNGEHPGPTACLTAATHGDELNGIEVVRAVAYEWDHSDLHGTIVCMPVLNVPGFLAQQRYLPILDRDLNRSFPGYESGTSARRMAHRIYTNFIRPCDFVLDFHTSTRGRNNMLHARANMENPAVKRLANAFASNVIIAGQGPEGTLRREASDDGVPAVTIEMGGAHQFQRDLIDEALSGVESVFAEYGLRPETQVRWPGWRTVIQDDLEKTWIRADSGGIVDMHHRRGALVYEDEAICTITNPFMTETDVVEAPFTGLLVGVLENPVVYPGNPMCHLVELDEAIEHIVASQHPVGE; encoded by the coding sequence ATGACCGATTCGCCCGCCCCCTTTACGTACAACGGGGGGACGGTGGCACCCGGCGAGACGGCGAACATTCGATACACGGTCAGCGAGACCTACCTCGGGGATCCCATCCGGATCCCCGTGACGATCGTCAACGGCGAGCATCCCGGCCCGACCGCCTGTCTCACCGCCGCGACCCACGGCGACGAACTCAACGGCATCGAGGTCGTCAGGGCCGTGGCCTACGAGTGGGACCACAGCGATCTGCACGGCACCATCGTCTGTATGCCCGTGTTGAACGTCCCCGGATTCCTCGCCCAGCAGCGCTACCTCCCAATCCTTGATCGGGATCTGAACCGGTCGTTTCCGGGCTACGAATCGGGTACGAGCGCCCGCCGGATGGCCCATCGGATCTACACGAACTTCATCAGACCGTGTGATTTCGTACTGGACTTCCATACGTCGACACGCGGACGGAACAACATGCTCCATGCCCGAGCGAACATGGAGAACCCCGCCGTCAAGCGCCTCGCGAACGCCTTCGCCTCGAACGTCATCATCGCCGGACAGGGCCCCGAGGGAACGCTTCGCCGGGAGGCAAGCGACGACGGGGTCCCGGCCGTGACCATCGAGATGGGCGGGGCCCACCAGTTCCAACGCGACCTTATCGACGAGGCCCTCTCCGGCGTCGAGAGCGTCTTCGCCGAATACGGCCTCCGGCCGGAGACACAGGTCCGCTGGCCGGGGTGGCGCACGGTCATCCAGGACGACCTCGAGAAGACGTGGATCAGGGCCGATTCGGGCGGGATCGTCGATATGCACCACCGGCGGGGAGCGCTCGTCTACGAGGACGAGGCGATCTGTACGATCACCAACCCCTTCATGACCGAAACGGACGTCGTCGAGGCACCGTTTACCGGCCTTCTCGTGGGCGTCCTTGAGAACCCCGTCGTCTATCCGGGCAACCCGATGTGTCATCTCGTCGAACTCGACGAGGCGATCGAACACATCGTCGCCTCCCAACATCCCGTCGGGGAGTAG
- a CDS encoding FAD-binding protein, giving the protein MHEHDVLVVGAGGAGLRAAIAAHEEGADVAIVTKLHPVRSHTGAAEGGINAALREGDSWEDHAYDTMKGSDYLGDAPAIETLCKDSPEETIQLENWGMPFSREDDGRVSQRPFGGLSFPRTTYAGAETGHHLLHTLYQQVVKRGIAVYDEWYVTRLAVSEDPDPEKRECHGIVAFDVQTGEVAGFRARNGVVLATGGPGQVFDHTTNAVSCTGDGPAMAYRAGVPMEDMEFIQFHPTTLPSTGVLISEGVRGEGGILYNEKGERFMFEHGYASNSGELASRDVVARAELTEVNEGRGVDDEYVHLDMRHLGEERIIDRLENILHLAGDFEGVDGLVEPMPVKPGQHYAMGGIETDENGETLVSGLYAVGECACVSVHGSNRLGGNALPELIVFGARAGRHAAGTDLGEAIIRTGRTEDTEIGEVDTPVAPGAIHAGDTDDDAVADGGEPRADGASVVPEPDEVVERALTAENRRIDHLMEKDEGIQQAELREKLQKTMTRNVNVFRTEEGLKQALRDIREVREQYQDVYVDDPSRTFNTDLQQTIEMRNLIDTAEAITLGALARDEFRGAHWRQEYQERRDEKWLKHTLLSWNDGTPELWFKPVILEGEDKTYEPKIRSY; this is encoded by the coding sequence ATGCACGAACACGATGTACTCGTCGTCGGCGCGGGCGGTGCCGGCCTCCGGGCCGCGATCGCGGCCCACGAGGAGGGCGCGGACGTGGCGATCGTCACGAAACTCCATCCCGTGCGCAGCCACACCGGCGCGGCCGAGGGTGGTATCAACGCCGCACTCCGGGAGGGCGACTCCTGGGAGGATCACGCCTACGACACCATGAAGGGCTCGGACTACCTCGGGGACGCCCCCGCGATCGAGACCCTCTGTAAGGACAGCCCCGAGGAGACGATCCAGCTCGAAAACTGGGGAATGCCCTTCTCCCGGGAGGACGACGGCCGAGTCTCCCAGCGCCCGTTCGGCGGACTGTCGTTTCCCCGAACCACCTACGCCGGCGCCGAGACGGGCCACCACCTGCTGCACACCCTCTATCAGCAGGTCGTCAAACGCGGCATCGCGGTCTACGACGAGTGGTACGTCACCCGACTGGCCGTCAGCGAGGATCCCGACCCCGAGAAACGCGAGTGCCACGGGATCGTCGCCTTCGACGTGCAGACCGGCGAAGTCGCCGGTTTCCGGGCACGAAACGGCGTCGTCCTCGCGACGGGCGGCCCCGGGCAGGTCTTCGATCACACCACTAACGCCGTCTCCTGTACCGGCGACGGTCCCGCGATGGCCTACCGGGCGGGCGTCCCGATGGAGGACATGGAGTTCATCCAGTTCCACCCGACGACGCTCCCGAGTACGGGCGTGTTGATCTCCGAGGGGGTCCGTGGCGAGGGGGGGATTCTCTACAACGAGAAAGGAGAACGGTTCATGTTCGAACACGGCTACGCCTCCAATTCCGGCGAACTCGCCTCGCGTGACGTGGTCGCGCGTGCGGAGCTCACCGAGGTCAACGAGGGTCGCGGCGTCGACGACGAGTACGTCCACCTCGACATGCGCCACCTCGGCGAGGAGCGCATCATCGACCGCCTGGAGAACATCCTGCATCTGGCGGGGGACTTCGAGGGCGTCGACGGGCTGGTTGAGCCCATGCCGGTCAAGCCAGGCCAGCACTACGCGATGGGCGGCATCGAGACCGACGAGAACGGCGAAACCCTCGTCTCGGGGCTGTACGCCGTCGGCGAATGTGCTTGCGTTTCGGTGCACGGCTCGAACCGACTGGGCGGCAACGCGCTGCCCGAACTCATCGTCTTCGGCGCACGGGCGGGACGCCACGCCGCCGGGACGGATCTCGGCGAGGCGATCATCCGGACCGGACGCACCGAAGACACCGAGATCGGCGAGGTCGACACGCCCGTCGCGCCCGGCGCGATTCACGCGGGCGACACCGACGATGACGCCGTCGCGGACGGCGGGGAGCCGCGTGCGGACGGCGCGAGCGTCGTCCCCGAACCCGACGAGGTCGTCGAACGGGCCCTTACGGCCGAGAACCGACGGATCGACCACCTGATGGAGAAAGACGAGGGCATCCAGCAGGCCGAACTCCGCGAGAAACTCCAGAAGACGATGACGCGGAACGTCAACGTCTTCCGGACCGAGGAGGGACTCAAACAGGCGCTGCGGGACATCCGCGAGGTGCGAGAACAGTACCAGGACGTCTACGTGGACGACCCCTCGCGCACCTTCAACACCGACCTCCAGCAGACCATCGAGATGCGCAACCTGATCGACACCGCCGAGGCCATCACGCTTGGCGCGCTCGCGCGCGACGAGTTCCGCGGTGCCCACTGGCGCCAGGAGTACCAGGAGCGCCGCGACGAGAAGTGGCTCAAACACACGCTGTTGTCGTGGAACGACGGCACGCCCGAACTCTGGTTCAAGCCCGTGATCCTCGAGGGTGAGGACAAAACCTACGAGCCGAAGATCCGCAGTTACTGA
- a CDS encoding DNA-3-methyladenine glycosylase family protein, whose product MADDPRTHLRDDPVMARLIEEYDPYAEPEWGEEFERLVVSVISQSISTAAASAVRERVYELFDGPITPEAVLATDDDELAAAGFGTQNTEYVNNAAEAFLERDLTREGLADHTDREVIEELTRIRGIGEWTARMYLLFVLEREDVLPLGDLAVRRGIETLYNDGEELTREEMTEIAKAWRPYRSTGTKYVWAAYEGD is encoded by the coding sequence ATGGCCGACGATCCACGCACTCACCTTCGGGACGACCCCGTAATGGCGCGGTTGATCGAGGAGTACGACCCCTACGCCGAACCCGAGTGGGGCGAGGAGTTCGAGCGCCTCGTCGTCTCGGTGATCAGTCAATCGATCTCGACGGCCGCCGCGAGCGCGGTCAGAGAGCGCGTCTACGAGCTGTTCGACGGCCCGATCACGCCCGAGGCGGTTCTCGCCACGGACGACGACGAACTCGCGGCGGCGGGCTTCGGTACACAGAATACGGAGTACGTGAACAACGCCGCCGAGGCCTTCCTCGAACGGGACCTCACCCGCGAGGGGCTCGCGGACCACACCGACAGGGAGGTCATCGAGGAACTGACTCGCATTAGGGGAATCGGCGAGTGGACCGCCCGGATGTACCTGTTGTTCGTCCTCGAACGCGAGGACGTCCTGCCCCTAGGGGATCTCGCGGTCAGACGCGGTATCGAGACCCTCTATAACGACGGCGAGGAACTCACCCGAGAAGAGATGACCGAGATCGCGAAGGCCTGGCGGCCCTACCGGTCGACCGGGACGAAGTACGTCTGGGCGGCCTACGAGGGCGACTGA
- a CDS encoding RimK family alpha-L-glutamate ligase, which translates to MEDGSVRVGVLSLHSSKETKAILNAVEDLGHRGEWIRQENTAIEIDSEGVHLEPDVDVIANRLLLSNTGHPSEELGLATTYESLRPMLNEPQATLTALHKFATGVKLANAGVPVPDALLALDNRRLNEGRGEFGEEVVYKTAIGTHGGGTWKIGPDETVNPRVGNRQAFLQKLIERDGEHHRDLRVYVVGDRIIGAMNRYAPENDWRTNVALGGDVEDASDRLPDTVVEMATTAADVVGLDYAGVDLIEGEDGWFVLEVNPTAGFRGLYKASNVSPAPYIAQLAIELGGGEVDPERVADLSATLDDSRPSSMPREAEQAHEEAVSIGYTEEVLVSGTSGSKTVIAKSDTGAARTSIDTGLAAEIGAGPIKSITRVRSGSSKSSRSRPVVDLVVGVSGNQHTVTASIEDRSHMDYALLLGRDILENYQVDVRRRAEAEDYDPDREEEEEEEL; encoded by the coding sequence ATGGAAGACGGGAGCGTTCGAGTTGGGGTACTGAGCCTACACAGCAGCAAGGAGACGAAAGCGATCCTGAACGCCGTCGAGGATCTGGGCCATCGCGGGGAGTGGATCAGACAGGAGAACACCGCGATCGAGATCGATTCCGAGGGGGTTCACCTCGAACCCGACGTCGACGTGATCGCGAACCGCCTCCTGCTCTCGAACACCGGCCACCCGAGCGAGGAACTCGGGCTGGCAACCACCTACGAATCGCTGCGTCCGATGCTCAACGAGCCACAGGCCACGCTCACGGCGCTCCATAAGTTCGCGACCGGCGTGAAACTCGCCAACGCCGGGGTGCCGGTACCCGATGCGCTGCTCGCACTCGACAACCGCCGGCTCAACGAGGGCCGCGGCGAGTTCGGCGAGGAGGTCGTCTACAAGACCGCTATCGGGACCCACGGCGGGGGCACCTGGAAGATCGGCCCCGATGAGACGGTCAACCCCCGGGTCGGCAACCGGCAGGCGTTCCTCCAGAAACTCATCGAGCGCGACGGCGAGCACCACCGCGATCTACGGGTGTACGTCGTCGGCGACCGGATCATCGGCGCGATGAACCGCTACGCCCCCGAGAACGACTGGCGGACGAACGTCGCCCTCGGCGGGGACGTCGAGGACGCGAGCGACCGGCTCCCCGACACCGTCGTCGAGATGGCGACCACGGCGGCCGACGTTGTCGGACTCGACTACGCCGGGGTCGACCTCATCGAGGGTGAAGACGGCTGGTTCGTCCTCGAAGTCAACCCCACGGCGGGCTTTCGGGGGCTCTACAAGGCCTCGAACGTCAGCCCCGCGCCCTACATCGCCCAGCTTGCGATCGAACTCGGGGGCGGCGAGGTCGACCCCGAGCGGGTCGCGGACCTCTCGGCGACGCTCGACGACTCGCGACCGTCCTCGATGCCACGGGAGGCCGAACAGGCTCACGAGGAGGCCGTCAGTATCGGCTACACCGAGGAGGTGCTGGTCAGCGGGACCAGCGGGAGCAAGACCGTGATCGCCAAATCCGACACCGGCGCGGCCAGAACCAGTATCGACACCGGGCTCGCGGCCGAAATCGGTGCCGGCCCGATCAAATCCATCACGCGGGTCCGATCGGGCAGTTCGAAGTCCAGCAGATCACGCCCCGTCGTCGACCTGGTCGTCGGCGTCAGCGGCAACCAGCACACCGTCACCGCGAGCATCGAGGACCGCAGCCACATGGACTACGCGCTGCTTCTGGGCCGAGACATCCTCGAGAACTACCAGGTCGACGTCCGCCGTCGCGCCGAGGCCGAGGACTACGATCCCGACCGGGAAGAGGAAGAAGAAGAGGAGCTCTGA
- a CDS encoding succinate dehydrogenase/fumarate reductase iron-sulfur subunit, translating into MSTPATRERESTEVDAGDAKPRSPHQDRRLQEKATRAEQSQRESEERAAEHENTVEIKVFRYDPEVEEKQEPRFDTFHVPFEKGMTVLDAVMYARDHYDSSLTFRHSCRQAICGSDAFFINGRQRLGCQTQIAELDTPVRIEPLPHQEVVKDLVVDMDSFYEQMEAVEPYFQTNELPEDELAEQRQTRENREKIKMGTRCIWCASCMSSCNIAAGDDQYLGPAPISMAYRFAMDEREGEDMKEHRLRIIEQEHGVWRCQTQFSCTNVCPKDIPLTEHIQELKREAVKKNLKFW; encoded by the coding sequence ATGAGCACACCAGCCACACGGGAACGCGAGAGTACAGAGGTCGACGCCGGCGACGCGAAACCACGCTCGCCCCACCAGGACCGGCGCCTCCAGGAGAAGGCGACACGAGCGGAACAGAGCCAACGCGAGAGCGAAGAACGCGCGGCTGAACACGAGAACACCGTCGAAATCAAGGTCTTCCGGTACGATCCGGAGGTCGAGGAAAAACAGGAACCGCGCTTCGATACGTTTCATGTCCCCTTCGAGAAGGGGATGACGGTACTGGACGCGGTGATGTACGCGCGCGATCACTACGACTCCTCGCTTACCTTCCGTCACTCCTGTCGGCAGGCGATCTGTGGGTCGGACGCGTTTTTCATCAACGGCCGCCAGCGACTGGGCTGTCAGACCCAGATCGCCGAACTCGATACCCCGGTTCGGATCGAGCCCCTCCCCCACCAGGAGGTCGTCAAGGACCTCGTCGTGGACATGGACTCGTTTTACGAGCAGATGGAGGCCGTCGAGCCGTACTTCCAGACGAACGAACTCCCTGAGGACGAACTCGCAGAGCAGCGCCAGACCCGCGAAAACCGCGAGAAGATCAAGATGGGCACGCGCTGTATCTGGTGTGCCTCGTGTATGTCTTCGTGTAACATCGCGGCCGGCGACGACCAGTACCTAGGCCCGGCACCGATCAGCATGGCCTACCGCTTTGCGATGGACGAACGCGAGGGCGAGGACATGAAAGAGCACCGTCTCCGAATCATCGAGCAGGAACACGGCGTCTGGCGGTGTCAGACCCAGTTCTCCTGTACGAACGTCTGTCCGAAGGACATCCCGCTCACGGAGCACATCCAGGAGCTCAAACGCGAAGCGGTCAAGAAGAACCTCAAGTTCTGGTAA
- the sdhC gene encoding succinate dehydrogenase, cytochrome b556 subunit: MSQSYNRGFIEDFGRWREFTAGMWAWIFHKFTGWVLVGYLFTHIAVLSTATVGTGVYTETLQSLESLFVVRVLEVGLLSVAVFHILNGVRLLMVDLGVGLEAQDKSFYAALIVTGLIAIASVPTFLEGVF, from the coding sequence ATGAGTCAGTCGTACAATCGCGGCTTCATCGAGGACTTCGGCCGGTGGCGCGAGTTCACCGCCGGCATGTGGGCGTGGATCTTCCACAAGTTCACCGGCTGGGTCCTGGTCGGGTACCTGTTTACACACATCGCCGTCCTGAGTACGGCCACCGTCGGAACGGGGGTCTACACCGAGACGCTCCAGAGTCTGGAGAGTCTCTTCGTCGTCCGGGTGCTGGAGGTCGGACTGCTCTCGGTCGCGGTCTTTCACATCCTCAACGGGGTTCGTCTCCTGATGGTCGATCTGGGGGTGGGCCTCGAAGCACAGGACAAGAGCTTCTACGCGGCGTTGATCGTGACGGGCTTGATCGCCATCGCAAGCGTTCCGACGTTCCTCGAGGGGGTCTTCTAG